One genomic segment of Drosophila melanogaster chromosome 3R includes these proteins:
- the Nup358 gene encoding nucleoporin 358kD, isoform B gives MFTTRKEVDAHVHKMLGKLQPGRERDIKGLAVARLYMKVQEYPKAIEYLNGYLRVRDDAVGHNMIATCYSRLNPPDVTEALQHYQRSIQIDPRQSEVVIDACELLVKENNASITECARYWLDQANSLDLSGNKQVFNLRMRVNLADSNGERDDTSGGDGEQNTLEILMYKELQARPQDVNIRIQLLRSYVEKMKIDQAFNYALKTELESKNCTSQSNEWYEQIWMVLFKIEMAKDVKKNWRFWHFALHTLDRLVQLSLEGSGLADSSKQLFRLDQYLFKFSTSIERSGDAPQRDLHQACIDHFTGQLLLHAVTLIFKREVLANKNKWMSTLRSALPLLLLGYQVRPIDDSSTNQWIKHCDAEQKQLIQMWRPQGAFRCAQLGRTLLGCLDRSQMEIKNDRENAEFDENKNSGNSMPGLFADSEELLASAHQQCLDKSWRSQIYQQLFTHAEHKLKDTSSHLVRNLRLQLPLFEWPNLAHIENYELQALVLPPHSLAQHVYLALGTDPNKLGDAPRVVFYEGFQRDVKQNLNYCGQDSISQVDVDLYLYATTIQTRRKLQIQREVYDSSNLGNRNAAARPHMMPFANLVGQLGAPEQSNWWDLVVRLNSNQLITEGNRAEQRAQLQHGLEAVRGVNGPKADAIIIFQLGKILNSRSDRSSLEARIDTLYRQGFSILRHQHNQQMESYVRVFKYGSAGSTAAWQDLQSLAEEAVTYFSEKMFRIGQYEQFLDEVRGLHLPMAYFLQSEACHHLEESSKLPRTSRDRYSERRRECLQKTQKLIKNDDKHPLIAAMHRHQQDRNSRGIDNSFGSPDVHNNSSAYEDAEDDFYSHAAFSANRSRRQLEVTPVTPIVMAQPSQEMEQAVKQISKSLCVLKDDVSVGMEAMRQDIKVLTEKFTGLEDLLKKIKISSRDTPTRDVDPAAALGLDDLFIIEDALAEHQQQQQHQQQQSHNQGAIHPVVPNPYTSGFYNGMPNTPSAQERFLQGPYGSPMFNQNQMYNYYAAQAQAQAQAQFLRTPPAPGSIPPPNMFGPRNPNFGLPSMFPPPTVPSVAPYIDAMGNFTQPPPSLIPPPAQPAAPPAPLNILESKPVVALPTPGFFNTTTPVFGASPIQVPQSKPLTVPTVPIPSTAPAPPIAGTVNPPATTAVPPPVHIPQVAPSVPAQPPAPAPVSVPSMFNRALNNQPVEKEPPANVVITSSDPLPKPTTASVQPTLSVTIPAQHIKPSLVQAPEQPAQSAQPAQPSVSGVGSLSFNFGSKSSESPFSFKTQVAKAAAEKQKEQEEAEQNQSGATDPNKTLPQDTSADDYDPRPDFKPIIPLPDEVEVRTGEEGEDIKFTSRAKLFRYVDKEWKERGTGVIKILCDKATGVSRVLMRRDQTHKVCANHTITADITINVANQDKDKKSLLWAANDFADEQVTLERFLVRFKTGELAEEFRVAFTKASEAAKSKETVKPTVNTAEKGSTATAPAAFKSFVTSTPAANSLINKPQEQTKTQPNPDPPATAAKSLFGTLSVSAAPATSAPASATPFASFSFTPNGSSGFGTSTASPFGNLSFGTASAVGSGNNTTLFTTALIKDNTVQGKTLQQESQLNKSNSSDAEEEYVPTAQFVPVIALPDIVEVVTGEENEDVLFEHRAKLLRWDKEANEWKERGLGNMKLLRDRTDPNKVRLLMRREQVHKLCCNQRLLPETKFTYATNCKAAVTWGAQDYSDEELTTALLAVRFKSQDICQQFLEAVQKAQQSIGNEPKKEEVPSAAGEKEKPIKGFGDAFKPKAGSWNCQACYTNNGQDQLYCLACQEPKDATVPPKQSGLDQGNALNLTTSSSNKFSFGFASSATLPATGGFSFGGATQPKEKPAVAVVTASASAPTSVQTAALGFGKSSMTSGFGDAFKPAVGSWSCSACYVNNPGESLYCSACDAPKNDTVPQKEKSLGSGLNLPPTSKFSFGFGAAAAGDKDQAGDGATFNFAAMPAAVAPTTSIGSSSFTFSMTKPKPDQQQPNSTAAKEDEDNDSQEVEEEENNTYFSPVIPLPDKIDVKTGEEDEELLYVHKAKLYRLNESDWKERGLGDVKILRHRQTKKLRVVMRREQVFKICLNHVLNENVVYREKTETSWMFAVHDFSEGESVLERFTLRFKNKEVAQGFMEAIKNALNETAKPIEDSPVVGSVSQSTEANKPSQKNDGAAKSRGGESEVLDVGKTSSVRPTTHEVIPPLPMTLPLLTLPQPLAKPNDYQTPATILFKGSSLSRNNSSASEASKTPSSAFIFGSTDKSEPGKDAGPLANLQKLASGEGQGNVLGSIFRSGSSNENSSDGSVKFFFGGGNKAAEQQKKDSSESVFGGNKADSQSPATQEAPKLAFGGIAAPVFGDANPFGGHKVNLQKSDGKEEPKSIIGGTPLLFGGSNAFGIPKIETQSPAKDFVFGSAPAFGQMATFSFTAAKNEKEKDITSNNTTDLKAEGKEKKELVPETTSTFADLAKTGSTFADLASNPGGTFADLANKTGNDFANLSANSQGTTVGFNKSAGGGFYNLTHQNAFKNFESPQATEECDDDGDATTDDNYDPHYDAIVELPDEIVVTTGEENETKLFGERAKLYRYDAESKQWKERGVGEIKVLEHPELQTFRLIMRQEQIHKLVLNMNISASLQMDYMNAQMKSFLWAGYNYAVDAEGKVDTEGVLERLACRFAKEEIASEFLNTVNSCIKRAKALQGDEENKNDDAPEEQASS, from the exons ATGTTTACAACGCGAAAAGAAGTGGACGCACACGTCCACAAAATGTTGGGAAAACTTCAGCCGGGAAGAGAG CGCGATATCAAAGGCTTGGCTGTAGCTCGATTGTACATGAAAGTTCAGGAATACCCAAAAGCCATCGAGTATTTGAACGGCTATCTCCGGGTGAGGGACGACGCTGTAGGCCATAACATGATTGCCACTTGCTACAGTAGGCTGAACCCGCCCGATGTGACAGAGGCCCTGCAGCACTACCAACGTTCTATTCAAATTGATCCGCGTCAGTCAGAGGTTGTCATTGACGCCTGCGAACTTCTGGTGAAGGAGAACAACGCATCGATCACGGAGTGCGCCAGGTACTGGTTGGATCAGGCTAATAGCCTTGATTTAAGCGGCAACAAGCAAGTCTTCAACCTGCGAATGCGTGTAAATCTTGCGGACAGTAACGGCGAAAGAGATGACACCAGTGGCGGAGACGGCGAGCAAAATACCCTCGAGATTCTTATGTACAAGGAGCTGCAGGCGCGTCCCCAGGATGTTAATATACGCATACAACTGCTGCGCAGCTATgttgaaaaaatgaaaatagacCAGGCCTTCAACTATGCTCTAAAAACGGAACTGGAGTCGAAAAACTGCACGAGCCAGTCGAACGAATGGTACGAGCAGATCTGGATGGTCCTTTTCAAGATAGAAATGGCCAAGGATGTAAAGAAGAACTGGCGATTTTGGCACTTCGCCTTGCACACTCTCGATCGTCTCGTGCAGCTAAGCCTGGAGGGCAGTGGACTGGCAGACAGCAGCAAGCAGTTGTTCAGACTTGATCAATATCTATTCAAGTTTAGCACTTCGATAGAGAGGTCAGGGGACGCTCCGCAGCGGGATCTCCACCAGGCTTGTATTGACCACTTTACCGGCCAGCTTCTGCTTCACGCGGTGACACTGATTTTCAAACGTGAGGttctggcaaacaaaaacaaatggaTGAGCACGCTTCGCTCCGCTTTGCCACTTCTGCTCCTTGGTTACCAGGTGCGACCGATCGATGATTCGAGTACCAACCAATGGATAAAACACTGCGACGCGGAACAGAAGCAGTTGATACAGATGTGGCGCCCTCAGGGCGCCTTTCGATGTGCCCAGCTTGGACGAACCCTTTTGGGCTGCTTGGACCGGtcacaaatggaaattaaaaacgATAGAGAAAATGCCGAGTTTGATGAGAATAAGAATTCGGGAAATTCTATGCCGGGATTATTTGCCGACTCCGAAGAGCTGTTGGCCAGCGCTCACCAGCAATGCTTGGACAAGAGCTGGCGAAGTCAAATTTACCAACAGCTCTTTACCCACGCCGAACACAAGCTAAAGGATACGTCTTCGCATCTGGTGCGGAACCTGCGTCTGCAGCTGCCTCTTTTTGAGTGGCCGAATCTGGCGCATATCGAGAACTACGAACTGCAAGCGTTGGTGCTGCCGCCACACTCCTTAGCCCAACATGTCTACCTGGCTCTGGGCACCGACCCGAACAAACTTGGAGATGCGCCACGCGTGGTCTTTTATGAGGGTTTCCAACGGGATGTTAAGCAGAATCTAAACTACTGTGGGCAAGATTCAATCAGCCAGGTAGATGTGGACCTCTACCTTTATGCCACAACCATTCAGACCAGACGTAAATTGCAAATCCAGCGTGAGGTGTATGACTCCTCCAATTTGGGAAACCGCAATGCTGCCGCCCGGCCACATATGATGCCATTTGCCAATCTAGTGGGTCAACTAGGCGCACCGGAGCAAAGTAACTGGTGGGATCTGGTGGTGCGACTTAACTCGAACCAGCTTATCACTGAAGGCAATCGCGCCGAGCAACGAGCTCAACTACAACATGGATTGGAAGCGGTGCGCGGCGTTAATGGCCCAAAAGCAGATGCCATCATCATTTTTCAATTGGGAAAGATTTTAAATTCCCGATCGGATCGTTCTTCTCTAGAAGCGCGTATCGATACCCTGTACAGGCAaggattttcaattttacgCCACCAACACAACCAGCAGATGGAATCCTATGTCCGCGTCTTTAAGTACGGATCCGCCGGCTCAACGGCAGCATGGCAAGATCTTCAGTCGTTGGCTGAGGAAGCCGTCACCTATTTTAGCGAGAAAATGTTTAGGATTGGACAGTATGAGCAGTTTTTGGACGAGGTCCGGGGACTTCATCTGCCCATGGCCTACTTTTTGCAATCGGAGGCGTGTCATCATCTTGAGGAATCTTCCAAGCTGCCTCGAACTTCCCGAGATCGTTACTCAGAGCGAAGACGTGAATGCCTGCAGAAAACGCAAAAGTTAATCAAAAATGATGATAAGCACCCACTCATAGCGGCCATGCATAGACATCAACAGGACCGCAATAGTCGGGGTATCGATAATAGCTTCGGCAGTCCGGATGTTCATAACAATTCATCCGCCTACGAGGACGCAGAAGATGATTTCTATTCCCATGCAGCCTTCTCTGCCAATCGATCACGTCGTCAGTTAGAAGTCACCCCAGTCACTCCCATTGTTATGGCACAACCGAGTCAGGAAATGGAGCAGGCTGTCAAGCAGATCAGCAAGTCACTGTGTGTGCTCAAGGACGATGTGAGTGTGGGAATGGAAGCCATGCGGCAGGATATCAAAGTTCTTACTGAGAAGTTCACTGGCCTGGAGGATCTGCTTAAGAAGATCAAGATCAGCAGTCGAGACACGCCTACACGAGATGTCGATCCCGCAGCTGCCTTAGGCCTGGACGACCTCTTCATAATTGAGGATGCACTTGCggagcatcagcagcagcaacagcatcagcagcagcagagccaCAACCAAGGTGCAATACACCCAGTCGTACCAAATCCATATACTTCTGGCTTCTACAACGGGATGCCAAACACGCCATCCGCCCAAGAGCGCTTTCTGCAGGGACCATACGGGAGTCCCATGTTTAACCAAAACCAGATGTACAACTACTACGCTGCCCAAGCTCAGGCTCAAGCGCAAGCGCAGTTCTTGCGGACTCCTCCAGCTCCAGGATCAATTCCACCTCCGAATATGTTTG GTCCTCGAAATCCAAACTTTGGCCTGCCCAGTATGTTTCCCCCGCCGACCGTGCCTTCGGTAGCACCTTACATTGACGCCATGGGCAACTTTACCCAGCCTCCCCCAAGTTTGATACCTCCTCCCGCTCAGCCAGCAGCTCCTCCGGCTCCCTTGAATATTCTTGAGTCCAAGCCTGTGGTTGCACTGCCAACTCCAGGATTCTTCAATACGACAACACCGGTCTTTGGAGCTTCGCCCATTCAAGTTCCGCAGTCGAAACCATTAACTGTTCCAACGGTGCCAATACCTAgtactgctcctgctccaccaATTGCTGGAACTGTGAATCCACCGGCAACAACTGCTGTTCCGCCTCCTGTTCATATACCTCAAGTGGCTCCTTCTGTTCCTGCACAGCCACCCGCACCCGCCCCTGTTAGTGTGCCGTCTATGTTTAACCGTGCGTTGAACAATCAGCCCGTGGAAAAGGAGCCGCCAGCCAATGTGGTCATAACCAGTTCAGATCCGTTGCCGAAACCCACGACTGCCAGTGTCCAACCCACTTTAAGTGTGACCATTCCAGCACAGCATATCAAGCCAAGTTTGGTTCAAGCACCGGAACAGCCGGCACAATCGGCACAACCGGCACAGCCATCGGTGTCAGGAGTAGGATCACTCAGCTTTAACTTTGGCAGTAAGTCTTCCGAAAGTCCTTTTTCATTCAAGACACAGGTGGCTAAGGCAGcagccgaaaaacaaaaggaacaAGAGGAAGCTGAGCAAAACCAAAGTGGGGCTACTGATCCCAACAAAACTCTGCCACAAGATACTTCAGCAGATGATTACGATCCTCGTCCCGATTTCAAGCCCATCATTCCACTACCCGATGAAGTGGAGGTTCGAACAGGGGAGGAGGGCGAGGATATCAAGTTTACCAGCCGAGCCAAGCTCTTTCGATATGTGGACAAGGAGTGGAAGGAGCGCGGGACAGGGGTGATCAAAATTTTATGCGACAAAGCCACCGGCGTTTCGCGAGTCTTGATGCGTCGCGATCAAACTCACAAAGTGTGTGCTAATCACACAATCACTGCAGACATTACGATAAATGTTGCCAACCAGGACAAGGATAAGAAATCCCTTCTGTGGGCGGCAAATGATTTTGCGGATGAGCAAGTTACATTGGAGAGATTCCTGGTGCGTTTCAAAACAGGGGAGTTGGCTGAAGAGTTCAGGGTGGCTTTTACAAAGGCAAGCGAGGCCGCCAAGTCGAAGGAAACCGTGAAACCGACGGTAAACACAGCGGAGAAAGGATCAACTGCGACTGCTCCAGCGGCATTCAAGAGCTTTGTAACCAGCACCCCAGCAGCCAATTCGCTAATCAATAAGCCTCAGGAGCAGACAAAAACTCAGCCTAATCCGGAcccaccagcaacagcagctaaGTCACTGTTTGGAACCCTGTCAGTCAGTGCTGCTCCTGCAACATCTGCGCCAGCCTCTGCCACACCATTTGCCAGCTTTAGCTTCACGCCGAATGGGTCATCAGGATTTGGAACTTCCACCGCCTCTCCGTTCGGAAACCTTTCTTTTGGTACCGCTTCTGCGGtgggcagcggcaacaacactactttattcACCACGGCTTTGATCAAGGACAATACAGTTCAAGGCAAAACGCTTCAGCAGGAGTCACAATTAAACAAGTCAAACTCCTCGGACGCTGAGGAGGAGTATGTGCCCACCGCTCAGTTCGTGCCTGTTATTGCCCTGCCCGATATAGTGGAGGTGGTCACCGGCGAAGAGAATGAGGATGTGCTCTTCGAGCACCGTGCCAAGCTTCTGCGTTGGGATAAGGAAGCGAATGAGTGGAAGGAGCGCGGCCTTGGTAATATGAAGCTCCTTCGGGATCGCACTGATCCCAACAAGGTTCGCCTGCTTATGCGGCGCGAGCAGGTCCATAAGCTGTGCTGCAATCAGCGACTGTTGCCTGAGACCAAGTTCACTTATGCAACGAACTGTAAAGCGGCCGTCACATGGGGTGCTCAGGATTATTCCGATGAGGAGTTAACCACCGCATTGCTCGCTGTGCGATTTAAGTCGCAAGACATCTGTCAGCAATTCCTCGAGGCCGTGCAAAAGGCTCAACAAAGTATTGGAAATGAACCCAAAAAGGAGGAGGTCCCTTCTGCCGCTGGAGAAAAGGAGAAGCCAATTAAAGGCTTTGGAGATGCCTTTAAGCCTAAGGCAGGCAGTTGGAACTGCCAAGCCTGCTATACCAACAATGGCCAGGATCAGCTCTACTGCTTGGCCTGCCAGGAGCCCAAAGATGCCACTGTTCCCCCCAAGCAATCGGGGTTAGACCAAGGGAACGCGTTAAATCTTACCACTAGCTCCTCAAACAAGTTTTCGTTTGGCTTTGCCTCCTCAGCGACTCTTCCAGCCACAGGTGGATTTAGTTTCGGTGGCGCCACACAGCCAAAGGAGAAGCCAGCAGTGGCAGTTGTTACCGCCTCGGCTTCGGCACCTACGTCAGTTCAAACGGCAGCCCTTGGATTTGGAAAGTCTTCAATGACTTCTGGATTCGGGGACGCCTTCAAACCTGCAGTCGGTAGTTGGTCATGTAGCGCATGCTATGTGAACAATCCCGGAGAGTCTCTTTACTGCAGCGCCTGTGATGCACCCAAGAATGACACGGTACCACAGAAGGAGAAGTCACTAGGATCGGGACTTAATCTGCCACCTACCTCCAAGTTTAGCTTTGGTTTCGGAGCCGCAGCGGCTGGTGACAAAGATCAGGCTGGCGATGGAGCCACGTTCAACTTCGCTGCGATGCCCGCAGCTGTTGCTCCGACTACCTCAATTGGATCCAGCAGCTTCACCTTCTCCATGACCAAGCCCAAGCCCGACCAGCAGCAGCCAAATAGTACAGCAGCTAAGGAGGATGAAGATAACGATTCGCaagaggtggaggaggaggagaacaACACTTACTTTTCACCAGTAATCCCATTACCCGAtaag ATTGATGTAAAAACAGgtgaggaggacgaggagctaTTGTATGTGCATAAGGCCAAGTTGTACCGCCTAAACGAGAGCGATTGGAAAGAGCGCGGCTTGGGGGATGTGAAGATCCTGCGCCATAGGCAGACCAAAAAGCTGCGCGTGGTCATGCGTCGGGAGCAGGTGTTCAAGATCTGTCTTAACCATGTGCTTAACGAGAATGTGGTGTACAGGGAGAAGACTGAAACGTCGTGGATGTTTGCTGTACACGATTTTAGCGAGGGCGAGAGTGTCCTAGAGCGATTCACTTTGCGTTTTAAAAACAAGGAGGTGGCACAAGGATTTATGGAAGCGATCAAAAATGCTCTTAATGAAACCGCAAAGCCGATAGAAGATAGCCCAGTGGTCGGCTCCGTTTCCCAATCGACGGAAGCAAATAAACCGTCCCAAAAAAATGATGGGGCGGCAAAGAGCAGAGGAGGCGAATCGGAAGTACTTGATGTTGGCAAAACCTCTTCTGTAAGGCCAACCACGCACGAAGTAATCCCTCCACTTCCCATGACCCTTCCCCTACTGACTCTCCCCCAGCCATTGGCCAAGCCTAACGATTACCAAACACCTGCCACCATATTGTTCAAAGGCAGTTCGCTGAGCAGAAATAACTCTTCGGCTTCTGAGGCAAGCAAAACGCCTAGTTCAGCATTCATTTTCGGTAGCACGG ATAAATCGGAGCCTGGAAAGGATGCTGGCCCATTAGCTAATCTTCAAAAACTAGCATCAGGCGAAGGACAAGGAAACGTTTTGGGATCTATATTCCGTAGCGGCTCGTCAAACGAAAATTCGTCTGACGGTTCTGTCAAGTTCTTTTTCGGGGGTGGAAATAAAGCGGCTGAGCAACAGAAGAAAGATTCCTCAGAGTCTGTCTTCGGAGGCAATAAAGCGGATTCCCAATCGCCAGCGACCCAAGAAGCACCGAAGTTGGCCTTCGGTGGAATTGCCGCACCTGTGTTCGGAGACGCCAATCCTTTTGGAGGCCACAAAGTTAATTTGCAAAAATCAGATGGCAAGGAAGAACCAAAATCTATCATTGGCGGAACCCCATTGTTATTTGGAGGGTCCAACGCCTTTGGAATACCCAAAATTGAAACCCAGTCACCTGCTAAAGACTTTGTGTTTGGCAGTGCACCCGCTTTTGGACAAATGGCAACCTTCTCATTTACAGctgcaaaaaatgaaaaggaaaaggacATAACCTCGAATAACACCACTGATCTTAAAGCCGAAGGCAAGGAAAAGAAGGAGTTGGTGCCGGAGACGACCAGCACATTTGCCGATTTGGCCAAGACAGGCAGCACGTTTGCAGATTTGGCAAGCAATCCGGGCGGCACTTTTGCGGACTTAGCGAACAAGACGGGCAACGACTTTGCCAACCTGTCGGCCAATAGCCAGGGCACTACCGTGGGATTCAACAAGTCCGCCGGGGGCGGCTTTTATAACCTCACGCATCAGAACGCTTTCAAGAACTTCGAGTCGCCGCAAGCCACAGAAGAGTGCGATGATGACGGCGACGCGACCACTGATGACAACTACGATCCGCACTATGATGCCATTGTAGAGCTGCCGGATGAGATAGTTGTCACCACGGGAGAGGAGAACGAGACTAAGCTGTTTGGCGAGCGGGCGAAGCTTTATCGCTATGACGCCGAATCGAAACAATGGAAGGAGCGAG gtgtcGGTGAGATAAAGGTGCTGGAGCACCCGGAGCTGCAGACATTCCGACTGATCATGCGGCAGGAGCAGATCCACAAGCTGGTGCTTAACATGAATATCTCCGCCTCCCTGCAAATGGATTACATGAACGCGCAGATGAAGAGCTTCCTGTGGGCCGGCTACAACTACGCGGTGGACGCAGAGGGTAAAGTTGACACCGAGGGCGTCCTGGAACGCCTTGCCTGTCGATTCGCCAAGGAAGAGATCGCCAGTGAGTTCCTCAACACGGTCAATTCGTGCATAAAACGAGCCAAGGCCTTGCAAGGTGATGAGGAGAACAAGAATGACGACGCGCCGGAGGAGCAGGCGAGCTCATAA